The following coding sequences are from one Sander lucioperca isolate FBNREF2018 chromosome 2, SLUC_FBN_1.2, whole genome shotgun sequence window:
- the atxn2 gene encoding ataxin-2 isoform X8: MSMKAGGNRSKPGGGNTAGAAASGAGGSGGGRQNLGRGRHSGKGPAAVIFNGVYANMRMVHVLTSVVGTKCELKVKNGTIYEGVFKTYGPECDLVLDAAHRKSLEPSIAPRKEDIVESIIFKASDVVVVTFKDVDLNFARKDNFTDTAVSSKINGEHKEKDLEPWDGGETHNSDSLESLDTDVSNGWDPNDMFKYNEEKYGVLSTYDSSLSTYTVPLERDNSEEFLKREARAAQLAEEIEASATYKARVALENDERSEEEKYTAVVRGERETHTLSRENKYIPPGQRNREAMSWGLGRQNSPRLAQGSAGPSTPRPGPHDYSPSSGADQRVVNGGSSHWPSPCPSPSSRPPSRYQSGPSSLPPRATTPTRPARPPSRPSRPLSHSSHPSYPSSSSSFSHHGPTSPASTLPKRMSSEGPPRMSPKSQRTPRAHRVPPCRTTGVPPGVDLISHNAPGEVPVTPPTRSSSSGGTWSSVVSGAHRPRSPRQNSMGGASSGSSSLPAPQTGTAPVETVATATSASSPAAASPAPNMVASSSGDAKECRVQETRQTSPTANKENIKPLDSSPSITRPVCKGPPSIPPDHRKQIDNLKKFSVDFRLQSSSNPDSAFDQMMTKPPRDPADKPKDLALDKASTMGREGTEDGVVVNAAGTPGGAPVPPTTTTNTSKPGSPAALSPSPSAPDQKRPGLDVTSQGVQTTATSSFSAPKHEEKEEKREAVQDQVRKSTLNPNANEFKPRFNTQPKPANTPTPPRPQGQPSPSIVVQQPQTVYSQTVCFPQMYPLTPVSPGVQKSIIWKSPAMYQVQMPHMTVSQSKPYRPVPNMPQQRSDQHHPQGTPTMMHPVTAAGPPIVAQNPAYSAQYFTCSPQQFTSQPLVQQMTHYQSQAQHVFSPVMQGSARMMAPPTHGQPTLVSSSTTQYPEQTHTMYVSQGPMPQQYPHPSATLHPHPQHPQPSATPTGQGQQGGPQQHGGPPNHPAASPVQHQQHQQHQQAAAAAAAAQALHMANQAPQQQMYSALAPTPPSMTPGPNPQSPQASFPSAQQTVYIHPQQVQHGYNHNHMAHVQQAHMQSGMVQSHHPAQTHPTMMLMATQGPPGGQPPMPQTALNPIPVSSTTHFSYLAHPQVQAHHQQQL, translated from the exons ATGTCAATGAAGGCCGGTGGAAATCGCAGCAAGCCCGGCGGTGGCAACACCGCTGGTGCCGCCGCCTCCGGTGCCGGAGGAAGCGGCGGGGGTAGACAGAATCTGGGCAG ggGAAGACACAGTGGTAAAGGTCCCGCAGCA GTCATTTTCAATGGTGTATATGCAAATATGAGGATGGTCCATGTCTTGACTTCAGTGGTG GGGACCAAGTGTGAGCTGAAAGTGAAAAATGGAACAATCTATGAAGGAGTATTTAAGACGTACGGTCCAGAG TGTGACCTGGTGTTGGATGCAGCCCACAGAAAGAGCCTAGAGCCAAGTATAGCTCCCCGGAAAGAGGATATTGTGGAGAGCATAATTTTCAAGGCCTCAGATGTCGTAGTGGTGACCTTCAAAGATGTGGACCTGAATTTCGCCAGGAAAG ACAACTTCACAGATACAGCAGTGAGCAGTAAGATCAATGGCGAGCATAAAGAGAAGGATCTAGAGCCCTGGGATGGAGGAGAGACCCACAACTCTGACAGCCTTGAGTCCCTGGATACAGATGTG TCAAACGGGTGGGATCCCAATGACATGTTCAAGTACAACGAGGAGAAGTATGGTGTCTTGTCTACATATGACAGCAGCTTGTCCACATATAC GGTTCCCCTGGAGCGGGACAACTCAGAAGAGTTCCTCAAGAGGGAGGCACGTGCTGCCCAGCTGGCAGAGGAGATTGAGGCCAGTGCCACATACAAGGCCCGTGTGGCCCTGGAGAACGATGAACGCTCTGAGGAGGAGAAATATACTGCTGTGGTGCGAGGGGAAAGGGAGACTCACACACTTAGCAG agagaaCAAGTACATTCCTCCAGGTCAGAGGAACAGGGAGGCAATGTCCTGGGGACTGGGACGTCAGAATTCACCTCGTCTGGCTCAGGGCTCAGCTGGACCCTCAACTCCTCGACCAGGACCTCACGACTACAGTCCTAGCTCCGGGGCTGATCAGAGGGTGGTTAACGGAG GTTCATCCCATTGGCCCTCACCCTGTCCGTCTCCTTCCTCCCGCCCCCCCTCTCGTTACCAGTCTGGCCCCTCCTCCCTGCCTCCTCGGGCAACCACGCCCACCAGGCCCGCCAGACCCCCCTCTCGACCTTCCAGGCCTCTCTCTCATTCATCCCACCCCTCCtatccctcctcctcatcctccttttCCCACCATGGGCCCACATCGCCAGCCTCCACTCTGCCCAAACGCATGTCTTCAGAAG GCCCACCCAGGATGTCTCCGAAATCCCAGCGGACGCCTCGTGCTCACAGAGTGCCACCCTGTCGGACCACTGGCGTTCCTCCAGGAGTGGATTTAATTTCCCACAATGCCCCTGGAGAGGTCCCAGTGACTCCACCAACCAGGAGCAGCTCCTCTGGAGGGACATGGTCCTCGGTGGTTAGTGGAG CTCACAGACCTCGCTCCCCCCGACAGAATAGTATGGGTGGAGCCTCTTCtggctcctcctccctcccagcACCCCAGACAGGAACTGCTCCTGTGGAAACTGTTGCTACGGCAACATCAGCTtcctctcctgctgctgctagccCCGCCCCCAACATGGTCGCCTCTTCTTCAGGAGATG CAAAAGAGTGTCGTGTCCAGGAAACAAGACAGACATCCCCTACGGCAAACAAGGAGAACATCAAGCCCTTGGACAGCTCACCTAGTATCACCAGACCAGTCTGTAAAG GACCCCCTTCTATTCCACCAGACCACAGAAAACAAATAGATAATTTAAAGAAATTTAGTGTCGATTTTAGG TTGCAGTCTAGTTCAAACCCAGACTCTGCCTTTGACCAGATGATGACCAAGCCTCCCAGAGATCCAGCAGACAAGCCAAAAGACCTTGCCCTGGACAAAGCCTCCACAATGGGGCGGGAGGGCACTGAAGACGGTGTTGTAGTGAATGCGGCTGGCACCCCCGGTGGTGCCCCTGTTCcgcccaccaccaccacaaacACCAGTAAGCCTGGCAGCCCCGCTGCACTGTCCCCATCTCCCTCAGCCCCCGACCAGAAGAGGCCGGGGCTGGATGTGACATCACAGGGAGTTCAGACGACAGCCACGTCCTCATTCAGTGCACCCAAGCatgaagagaaggaggagaaaaggGAGGCAGTACAAGA TCAAGTAAGAAAATCAACCCTGAACCCAAATGCCAATGAGTTCAAACCAAGGTTCAATACACAG CCCAAACCAGCCAACACCCCGACGCCTCCCCGGCCTCAGGGCCAGCCCAGCCCCTCCATCGTAGTCCAGCAGCCCCAGACTGTCTACAGCCAGACAGTCTGCTTCCCCCAGATGTATCCCCTCACACCAGTCAGCCCTGGAGTGCAG aaaagcataatatggaaG TCTCCAGCCATGTACCAGGTTCAGATGCCTCATATGACAGTCAGCCAGTCTAAACCCTACAGACCAG TACCCAACATGCCCCAGCAGAGGTCAGACCAGCACCACCCGCAAGGCACGCCCACCATGATGCACCCAGTGACGGCAGCAGGACCCCCTATTGTAGCACAGAACCCTGCCTACTCTGCTCAGTACTTCACCTGCAGCCCGCAGCAGTTCACCAGTCAGCCACTGGTCCAGCAGATGACACATTACCAATCACAG GCGCAGCATGTGTTCAGTCCCGTAATGCAGGGCAGTGCCAGGATGATGGCGCCTCCCACGCACGGCCAACCCACCCTCGTCTCTTCCTCAACTACACAGTACCCAGAGCAGACACACACCATGTATG TGTCTCAAGGGCCAATGCCTCAGCAGTACCCCCACCCCAGCGCCACCTTGCACCCTCACCCACAGCACCCCCAGCCCTCTGCCACGCCTACAGGCCAAGGCCAGCAGGGTGGTCCCCAACAACATGGAGGTCCTCCGAACCACCCAGCTGCCAGCCCAGTCCAGCACCAGCAGCACCAGCAGCAccagcaggcagcagcag cggcagcagcagcccaGGCCCTCCACATGGCCAACCAGGCACCGCAGCAGCAGATGTATTCTGCTTTGGCCCCCACTCCCCCCTCCATGACCCCGGGGCCCAACCCTCAGTCTCCCCAGGCATCGTTCCCCTCTGCCCAGCAGACGGTCTATATCCACCCACAGCAGGTGCAGCACGGCTACAACCACAACCACATGGCACACGTGCAGCAG GCCCATATGCAGTCTGGTATGGTGCAGTCTCACCACCCGGCGCAGACCCACCCCACGATGATGCTGATGGCTACCCAGGGTCCTCCAGGGGGTCAGCCACCTATGCCCCAGACTGCCCTCAACCCCATTCCCGTTTCCTCCACCACACATTTTTCCTACCTGGCACATCCACAAg TGCAAGCtcatcatcagcagcagctGTAG
- the atxn2 gene encoding ataxin-2 isoform X3, producing the protein MSMKAGGNRSKPGGGNTAGAAASGAGGSGGGRQNLGRGRHSGKGPAAVIFNGVYANMRMVHVLTSVVGTKCELKVKNGTIYEGVFKTYGPECDLVLDAAHRKSLEPSIAPRKEDIVESIIFKASDVVVVTFKDVDLNFARKDNFTDTAVSSKINGEHKEKDLEPWDGGETHNSDSLESLDTDVSNGWDPNDMFKYNEEKYGVLSTYDSSLSTYTVPLERDNSEEFLKREARAAQLAEEIEASATYKARVALENDERSEEEKYTAVVRGERETHTLSRENKYIPPGQRNREAMSWGLGRQNSPRLAQGSAGPSTPRPGPHDYSPSSGADQRVVNGGSSHWPSPCPSPSSRPPSRYQSGPSSLPPRATTPTRPARPPSRPSRPLSHSSHPSYPSSSSSFSHHGPTSPASTLPKRMSSEGPPRMSPKSQRTPRAHRVPPCRTTGVPPGVDLISHNAPGEVPVTPPTRSSSSGGTWSSVVSGAHRPRSPRQNSMGGASSGSSSLPAPQTGTAPVETVATATSASSPAAASPAPNMVASSSGDAKECRVQETRQTSPTANKENIKPLDSSPSITRPVCKGPPSIPPDHRKQIDNLKKFSVDFRLQSSSNPDSAFDQMMTKPPRDPADKPKDLALDKASTMGREGTEDGVVVNAAGTPGGAPVPPTTTTNTSKPGSPAALSPSPSAPDQKRPGLDVTSQGVQTTATSSFSAPKHEEKEEKREAVQDQVRKSTLNPNANEFKPRFNTQPKPANTPTPPRPQGQPSPSIVVQQPQTVYSQTVCFPQMYPLTPVSPGVQKSIIWKSPAMYQVQMPHMTVSQSKPYRPGKVPNMPQQRSDQHHPQGTPTMMHPVTAAGPPIVAQNPAYSAQYFTCSPQQFTSQPLVQQMTHYQSQAQHVFSPVMQGSARMMAPPTHGQPTLVSSSTTQYPEQTHTMYVSQGPMPQQYPHPSATLHPHPQHPQPSATPTGQGQQGGPQQHGGPPNHPAASPVQHQQHQQHQQAAAAAAAAQALHMANQAPQQQMYSALAPTPPSMTPGPNPQSPQASFPSAQQTVYIHPQQVQHGYNHNHMAHVQQAHMQSGMVQSHHPAQTHPTMMLMATQGPPGGQPPMPQTALNPIPVSSTTHFSYLAHPQVQAHHQQQL; encoded by the exons ATGTCAATGAAGGCCGGTGGAAATCGCAGCAAGCCCGGCGGTGGCAACACCGCTGGTGCCGCCGCCTCCGGTGCCGGAGGAAGCGGCGGGGGTAGACAGAATCTGGGCAG ggGAAGACACAGTGGTAAAGGTCCCGCAGCA GTCATTTTCAATGGTGTATATGCAAATATGAGGATGGTCCATGTCTTGACTTCAGTGGTG GGGACCAAGTGTGAGCTGAAAGTGAAAAATGGAACAATCTATGAAGGAGTATTTAAGACGTACGGTCCAGAG TGTGACCTGGTGTTGGATGCAGCCCACAGAAAGAGCCTAGAGCCAAGTATAGCTCCCCGGAAAGAGGATATTGTGGAGAGCATAATTTTCAAGGCCTCAGATGTCGTAGTGGTGACCTTCAAAGATGTGGACCTGAATTTCGCCAGGAAAG ACAACTTCACAGATACAGCAGTGAGCAGTAAGATCAATGGCGAGCATAAAGAGAAGGATCTAGAGCCCTGGGATGGAGGAGAGACCCACAACTCTGACAGCCTTGAGTCCCTGGATACAGATGTG TCAAACGGGTGGGATCCCAATGACATGTTCAAGTACAACGAGGAGAAGTATGGTGTCTTGTCTACATATGACAGCAGCTTGTCCACATATAC GGTTCCCCTGGAGCGGGACAACTCAGAAGAGTTCCTCAAGAGGGAGGCACGTGCTGCCCAGCTGGCAGAGGAGATTGAGGCCAGTGCCACATACAAGGCCCGTGTGGCCCTGGAGAACGATGAACGCTCTGAGGAGGAGAAATATACTGCTGTGGTGCGAGGGGAAAGGGAGACTCACACACTTAGCAG agagaaCAAGTACATTCCTCCAGGTCAGAGGAACAGGGAGGCAATGTCCTGGGGACTGGGACGTCAGAATTCACCTCGTCTGGCTCAGGGCTCAGCTGGACCCTCAACTCCTCGACCAGGACCTCACGACTACAGTCCTAGCTCCGGGGCTGATCAGAGGGTGGTTAACGGAG GTTCATCCCATTGGCCCTCACCCTGTCCGTCTCCTTCCTCCCGCCCCCCCTCTCGTTACCAGTCTGGCCCCTCCTCCCTGCCTCCTCGGGCAACCACGCCCACCAGGCCCGCCAGACCCCCCTCTCGACCTTCCAGGCCTCTCTCTCATTCATCCCACCCCTCCtatccctcctcctcatcctccttttCCCACCATGGGCCCACATCGCCAGCCTCCACTCTGCCCAAACGCATGTCTTCAGAAG GCCCACCCAGGATGTCTCCGAAATCCCAGCGGACGCCTCGTGCTCACAGAGTGCCACCCTGTCGGACCACTGGCGTTCCTCCAGGAGTGGATTTAATTTCCCACAATGCCCCTGGAGAGGTCCCAGTGACTCCACCAACCAGGAGCAGCTCCTCTGGAGGGACATGGTCCTCGGTGGTTAGTGGAG CTCACAGACCTCGCTCCCCCCGACAGAATAGTATGGGTGGAGCCTCTTCtggctcctcctccctcccagcACCCCAGACAGGAACTGCTCCTGTGGAAACTGTTGCTACGGCAACATCAGCTtcctctcctgctgctgctagccCCGCCCCCAACATGGTCGCCTCTTCTTCAGGAGATG CAAAAGAGTGTCGTGTCCAGGAAACAAGACAGACATCCCCTACGGCAAACAAGGAGAACATCAAGCCCTTGGACAGCTCACCTAGTATCACCAGACCAGTCTGTAAAG GACCCCCTTCTATTCCACCAGACCACAGAAAACAAATAGATAATTTAAAGAAATTTAGTGTCGATTTTAGG TTGCAGTCTAGTTCAAACCCAGACTCTGCCTTTGACCAGATGATGACCAAGCCTCCCAGAGATCCAGCAGACAAGCCAAAAGACCTTGCCCTGGACAAAGCCTCCACAATGGGGCGGGAGGGCACTGAAGACGGTGTTGTAGTGAATGCGGCTGGCACCCCCGGTGGTGCCCCTGTTCcgcccaccaccaccacaaacACCAGTAAGCCTGGCAGCCCCGCTGCACTGTCCCCATCTCCCTCAGCCCCCGACCAGAAGAGGCCGGGGCTGGATGTGACATCACAGGGAGTTCAGACGACAGCCACGTCCTCATTCAGTGCACCCAAGCatgaagagaaggaggagaaaaggGAGGCAGTACAAGA TCAAGTAAGAAAATCAACCCTGAACCCAAATGCCAATGAGTTCAAACCAAGGTTCAATACACAG CCCAAACCAGCCAACACCCCGACGCCTCCCCGGCCTCAGGGCCAGCCCAGCCCCTCCATCGTAGTCCAGCAGCCCCAGACTGTCTACAGCCAGACAGTCTGCTTCCCCCAGATGTATCCCCTCACACCAGTCAGCCCTGGAGTGCAG aaaagcataatatggaaG TCTCCAGCCATGTACCAGGTTCAGATGCCTCATATGACAGTCAGCCAGTCTAAACCCTACAGACCAGGTAAAG TACCCAACATGCCCCAGCAGAGGTCAGACCAGCACCACCCGCAAGGCACGCCCACCATGATGCACCCAGTGACGGCAGCAGGACCCCCTATTGTAGCACAGAACCCTGCCTACTCTGCTCAGTACTTCACCTGCAGCCCGCAGCAGTTCACCAGTCAGCCACTGGTCCAGCAGATGACACATTACCAATCACAG GCGCAGCATGTGTTCAGTCCCGTAATGCAGGGCAGTGCCAGGATGATGGCGCCTCCCACGCACGGCCAACCCACCCTCGTCTCTTCCTCAACTACACAGTACCCAGAGCAGACACACACCATGTATG TGTCTCAAGGGCCAATGCCTCAGCAGTACCCCCACCCCAGCGCCACCTTGCACCCTCACCCACAGCACCCCCAGCCCTCTGCCACGCCTACAGGCCAAGGCCAGCAGGGTGGTCCCCAACAACATGGAGGTCCTCCGAACCACCCAGCTGCCAGCCCAGTCCAGCACCAGCAGCACCAGCAGCAccagcaggcagcagcag cggcagcagcagcccaGGCCCTCCACATGGCCAACCAGGCACCGCAGCAGCAGATGTATTCTGCTTTGGCCCCCACTCCCCCCTCCATGACCCCGGGGCCCAACCCTCAGTCTCCCCAGGCATCGTTCCCCTCTGCCCAGCAGACGGTCTATATCCACCCACAGCAGGTGCAGCACGGCTACAACCACAACCACATGGCACACGTGCAGCAG GCCCATATGCAGTCTGGTATGGTGCAGTCTCACCACCCGGCGCAGACCCACCCCACGATGATGCTGATGGCTACCCAGGGTCCTCCAGGGGGTCAGCCACCTATGCCCCAGACTGCCCTCAACCCCATTCCCGTTTCCTCCACCACACATTTTTCCTACCTGGCACATCCACAAg TGCAAGCtcatcatcagcagcagctGTAG
- the atxn2 gene encoding ataxin-2 isoform X6 gives MSMKAGGNRSKPGGGNTAGAAASGAGGSGGGRQNLGRGRHSGKGPAAVIFNGVYANMRMVHVLTSVVGTKCELKVKNGTIYEGVFKTYGPECDLVLDAAHRKSLEPSIAPRKEDIVESIIFKASDVVVVTFKDVDLNFARKDNFTDTAVSSKINGEHKEKDLEPWDGGETHNSDSLESLDTDVSNGWDPNDMFKYNEEKYGVLSTYDSSLSTYTVPLERDNSEEFLKREARAAQLAEEIEASATYKARVALENDERSEEEKYTAVVRGERETHTLSRENKYIPPGQRNREAMSWGLGRQNSPRLAQGSAGPSTPRPGPHDYSPSSGADQRVVNGGSSHWPSPCPSPSSRPPSRYQSGPSSLPPRATTPTRPARPPSRPSRPLSHSSHPSYPSSSSSFSHHGPTSPASTLPKRMSSEGPPRMSPKSQRTPRAHRVPPCRTTGVPPGVDLISHNAPGEVPVTPPTRSSSSGGTWSSVVSGAHRPRSPRQNSMGGASSGSSSLPAPQTGTAPVETVATATSASSPAAASPAPNMVASSSGDAKECRVQETRQTSPTANKENIKPLDSSPSITRPVCKGPPSIPPDHRKQIDNLKKFSVDFRLQSSSNPDSAFDQMMTKPPRDPADKPKDLALDKASTMGREGTEDGVVVNAAGTPGGAPVPPTTTTNTSKPGSPAALSPSPSAPDQKRPGLDVTSQGVQTTATSSFSAPKHEEKEEKREAVQDQVRKSTLNPNANEFKPRFNTQPKPANTPTPPRPQGQPSPSIVVQQPQTVYSQTVCFPQMYPLTPVSPGVQSPAMYQVQMPHMTVSQSKPYRPGKVPNMPQQRSDQHHPQGTPTMMHPVTAAGPPIVAQNPAYSAQYFTCSPQQFTSQPLVQQMTHYQSQAQHVFSPVMQGSARMMAPPTHGQPTLVSSSTTQYPEQTHTMYVSQGPMPQQYPHPSATLHPHPQHPQPSATPTGQGQQGGPQQHGGPPNHPAASPVQHQQHQQHQQAAAAAAAAQALHMANQAPQQQMYSALAPTPPSMTPGPNPQSPQASFPSAQQTVYIHPQQVQHGYNHNHMAHVQQAHMQSGMVQSHHPAQTHPTMMLMATQGPPGGQPPMPQTALNPIPVSSTTHFSYLAHPQVQAHHQQQL, from the exons ATGTCAATGAAGGCCGGTGGAAATCGCAGCAAGCCCGGCGGTGGCAACACCGCTGGTGCCGCCGCCTCCGGTGCCGGAGGAAGCGGCGGGGGTAGACAGAATCTGGGCAG ggGAAGACACAGTGGTAAAGGTCCCGCAGCA GTCATTTTCAATGGTGTATATGCAAATATGAGGATGGTCCATGTCTTGACTTCAGTGGTG GGGACCAAGTGTGAGCTGAAAGTGAAAAATGGAACAATCTATGAAGGAGTATTTAAGACGTACGGTCCAGAG TGTGACCTGGTGTTGGATGCAGCCCACAGAAAGAGCCTAGAGCCAAGTATAGCTCCCCGGAAAGAGGATATTGTGGAGAGCATAATTTTCAAGGCCTCAGATGTCGTAGTGGTGACCTTCAAAGATGTGGACCTGAATTTCGCCAGGAAAG ACAACTTCACAGATACAGCAGTGAGCAGTAAGATCAATGGCGAGCATAAAGAGAAGGATCTAGAGCCCTGGGATGGAGGAGAGACCCACAACTCTGACAGCCTTGAGTCCCTGGATACAGATGTG TCAAACGGGTGGGATCCCAATGACATGTTCAAGTACAACGAGGAGAAGTATGGTGTCTTGTCTACATATGACAGCAGCTTGTCCACATATAC GGTTCCCCTGGAGCGGGACAACTCAGAAGAGTTCCTCAAGAGGGAGGCACGTGCTGCCCAGCTGGCAGAGGAGATTGAGGCCAGTGCCACATACAAGGCCCGTGTGGCCCTGGAGAACGATGAACGCTCTGAGGAGGAGAAATATACTGCTGTGGTGCGAGGGGAAAGGGAGACTCACACACTTAGCAG agagaaCAAGTACATTCCTCCAGGTCAGAGGAACAGGGAGGCAATGTCCTGGGGACTGGGACGTCAGAATTCACCTCGTCTGGCTCAGGGCTCAGCTGGACCCTCAACTCCTCGACCAGGACCTCACGACTACAGTCCTAGCTCCGGGGCTGATCAGAGGGTGGTTAACGGAG GTTCATCCCATTGGCCCTCACCCTGTCCGTCTCCTTCCTCCCGCCCCCCCTCTCGTTACCAGTCTGGCCCCTCCTCCCTGCCTCCTCGGGCAACCACGCCCACCAGGCCCGCCAGACCCCCCTCTCGACCTTCCAGGCCTCTCTCTCATTCATCCCACCCCTCCtatccctcctcctcatcctccttttCCCACCATGGGCCCACATCGCCAGCCTCCACTCTGCCCAAACGCATGTCTTCAGAAG GCCCACCCAGGATGTCTCCGAAATCCCAGCGGACGCCTCGTGCTCACAGAGTGCCACCCTGTCGGACCACTGGCGTTCCTCCAGGAGTGGATTTAATTTCCCACAATGCCCCTGGAGAGGTCCCAGTGACTCCACCAACCAGGAGCAGCTCCTCTGGAGGGACATGGTCCTCGGTGGTTAGTGGAG CTCACAGACCTCGCTCCCCCCGACAGAATAGTATGGGTGGAGCCTCTTCtggctcctcctccctcccagcACCCCAGACAGGAACTGCTCCTGTGGAAACTGTTGCTACGGCAACATCAGCTtcctctcctgctgctgctagccCCGCCCCCAACATGGTCGCCTCTTCTTCAGGAGATG CAAAAGAGTGTCGTGTCCAGGAAACAAGACAGACATCCCCTACGGCAAACAAGGAGAACATCAAGCCCTTGGACAGCTCACCTAGTATCACCAGACCAGTCTGTAAAG GACCCCCTTCTATTCCACCAGACCACAGAAAACAAATAGATAATTTAAAGAAATTTAGTGTCGATTTTAGG TTGCAGTCTAGTTCAAACCCAGACTCTGCCTTTGACCAGATGATGACCAAGCCTCCCAGAGATCCAGCAGACAAGCCAAAAGACCTTGCCCTGGACAAAGCCTCCACAATGGGGCGGGAGGGCACTGAAGACGGTGTTGTAGTGAATGCGGCTGGCACCCCCGGTGGTGCCCCTGTTCcgcccaccaccaccacaaacACCAGTAAGCCTGGCAGCCCCGCTGCACTGTCCCCATCTCCCTCAGCCCCCGACCAGAAGAGGCCGGGGCTGGATGTGACATCACAGGGAGTTCAGACGACAGCCACGTCCTCATTCAGTGCACCCAAGCatgaagagaaggaggagaaaaggGAGGCAGTACAAGA TCAAGTAAGAAAATCAACCCTGAACCCAAATGCCAATGAGTTCAAACCAAGGTTCAATACACAG CCCAAACCAGCCAACACCCCGACGCCTCCCCGGCCTCAGGGCCAGCCCAGCCCCTCCATCGTAGTCCAGCAGCCCCAGACTGTCTACAGCCAGACAGTCTGCTTCCCCCAGATGTATCCCCTCACACCAGTCAGCCCTGGAGTGCAG TCTCCAGCCATGTACCAGGTTCAGATGCCTCATATGACAGTCAGCCAGTCTAAACCCTACAGACCAGGTAAAG TACCCAACATGCCCCAGCAGAGGTCAGACCAGCACCACCCGCAAGGCACGCCCACCATGATGCACCCAGTGACGGCAGCAGGACCCCCTATTGTAGCACAGAACCCTGCCTACTCTGCTCAGTACTTCACCTGCAGCCCGCAGCAGTTCACCAGTCAGCCACTGGTCCAGCAGATGACACATTACCAATCACAG GCGCAGCATGTGTTCAGTCCCGTAATGCAGGGCAGTGCCAGGATGATGGCGCCTCCCACGCACGGCCAACCCACCCTCGTCTCTTCCTCAACTACACAGTACCCAGAGCAGACACACACCATGTATG TGTCTCAAGGGCCAATGCCTCAGCAGTACCCCCACCCCAGCGCCACCTTGCACCCTCACCCACAGCACCCCCAGCCCTCTGCCACGCCTACAGGCCAAGGCCAGCAGGGTGGTCCCCAACAACATGGAGGTCCTCCGAACCACCCAGCTGCCAGCCCAGTCCAGCACCAGCAGCACCAGCAGCAccagcaggcagcagcag cggcagcagcagcccaGGCCCTCCACATGGCCAACCAGGCACCGCAGCAGCAGATGTATTCTGCTTTGGCCCCCACTCCCCCCTCCATGACCCCGGGGCCCAACCCTCAGTCTCCCCAGGCATCGTTCCCCTCTGCCCAGCAGACGGTCTATATCCACCCACAGCAGGTGCAGCACGGCTACAACCACAACCACATGGCACACGTGCAGCAG GCCCATATGCAGTCTGGTATGGTGCAGTCTCACCACCCGGCGCAGACCCACCCCACGATGATGCTGATGGCTACCCAGGGTCCTCCAGGGGGTCAGCCACCTATGCCCCAGACTGCCCTCAACCCCATTCCCGTTTCCTCCACCACACATTTTTCCTACCTGGCACATCCACAAg TGCAAGCtcatcatcagcagcagctGTAG